A portion of the Leptospira noumeaensis genome contains these proteins:
- a CDS encoding response regulator, which produces MNEINLACVVEDDPVHLFLTRQVINLSGMVKQTVVCQNGKDAYDMLISRISSSETLPDLILLDLNMPVWDGWQFLDEITSISLDQKITIYIVTSSSNEDDLRRAEKYNLSNNYIVKPITLEKLKEIIYAMN; this is translated from the coding sequence ATGAATGAAATTAATTTAGCCTGCGTTGTGGAGGATGATCCAGTTCATCTATTTTTGACAAGACAAGTCATCAATCTTTCCGGAATGGTCAAACAAACCGTAGTTTGTCAAAATGGAAAAGATGCTTATGATATGCTTATCTCTCGTATTTCTAGTTCGGAAACTTTGCCTGATTTAATTTTATTAGATTTGAATATGCCAGTCTGGGATGGTTGGCAATTTTTAGACGAAATTACTTCTATCTCTTTAGATCAAAAAATAACCATTTATATTGTGACTAGTTCTTCCAACGAAGATGACCTGAGAAGGGCAGAGAAGTACAATCTCAGCAACAATTACATTGTAAAACCCATCACCTTAGAGAAACTAAAAGAAATCATTTACGCAATGAATTGA
- a CDS encoding PAS domain-containing sensor histidine kinase: MDVNEFYFLAKLAAQVTDSKISLITTLEENEQSAMAEYGILPDQNSIFVSFSKALLGETKDILIFENLEQIQNFTLSPPFTKDISIQFFIGIPLIQKEGVVLGYLIIFDEKSKKLNETQIKLLGEITKRTSDLIDHKTNELPMSELILQGRSPNDSTLSVFGSNQAITEIKKIERELRATEAAFRGNFDNAAIGMALLDEHGKWLRVNKRVCDIIGYTEAELMLLTFQDITHPDDLNADLTYLEELVADKRMFYQMEKRYLHKNGNIVYAILAVSMVKNEEGKVLYFVSQIIDITEWKLVEKKLKIALAKNQAILDASTLVAIISTDTDGIITEFNHGAEKMLGYLAAELIGKFTPQIFHIEKEVEKRGKLLSSEYNRQFQGFEILTYNAKIGKPNTLEWIHKRKDGSTFPVLLSITAVKQNDKISGYLGMAVDISELKKAEAEIQSLLDITSEQNNRLKNFTNIVSHNLRSHSFGISGMMDILQRTYPDYFQNEMMSLLLGATENLKRTIEDLTAVIKVNLAQENYELVDIGQVVQKNLESLALQIIESKLKVEVNLEDQCLVRVIPAYLDSIVLNLITNAIKYKAKDRDSFLKISGFRKNKFLEVQFEDNGQGIDLKKHGDKLFGMYKTFHENKEARGVGLFISKNQIETMGGKIEVESTVGKCTKFTVFLPYE, translated from the coding sequence TTGGACGTAAATGAATTTTATTTTTTGGCAAAACTTGCAGCTCAGGTTACGGATTCAAAAATTTCGCTGATCACTACTTTAGAGGAAAACGAACAAAGTGCAATGGCCGAATATGGAATTTTACCAGATCAAAATTCCATATTCGTATCCTTTTCAAAAGCATTGTTAGGTGAAACAAAAGACATTCTCATCTTTGAAAATCTAGAACAAATCCAAAATTTCACTTTAAGCCCTCCATTCACAAAAGATATCTCTATCCAATTTTTTATTGGGATTCCGTTAATCCAAAAAGAAGGAGTCGTTTTAGGTTATTTAATTATCTTCGATGAAAAGTCTAAAAAATTAAATGAAACCCAGATCAAATTGTTGGGAGAAATTACAAAGAGAACTTCGGATTTAATCGACCACAAAACGAATGAATTACCAATGAGTGAATTGATTTTACAAGGAAGAAGTCCGAATGATTCCACATTATCTGTATTTGGATCCAACCAAGCTATCACTGAAATCAAAAAAATAGAAAGAGAACTTCGTGCGACGGAAGCTGCCTTCCGCGGAAATTTTGATAACGCAGCGATTGGGATGGCTTTACTCGATGAACATGGGAAATGGCTAAGAGTCAACAAACGTGTTTGTGACATTATCGGATATACAGAAGCAGAACTCATGTTACTCACTTTTCAAGACATCACTCATCCAGATGATTTAAATGCAGATTTAACATATCTGGAAGAGCTTGTAGCTGACAAACGAATGTTTTACCAAATGGAAAAACGATATCTCCATAAAAATGGTAACATAGTATATGCCATTTTAGCAGTTTCTATGGTAAAAAATGAAGAAGGAAAAGTCCTTTATTTCGTATCTCAAATCATAGATATCACAGAATGGAAGTTAGTTGAAAAAAAATTAAAGATAGCTTTAGCAAAAAACCAGGCTATTTTGGACGCCAGTACACTTGTTGCCATCATTAGTACTGATACAGATGGTATTATAACCGAATTCAATCATGGTGCTGAAAAGATGTTGGGTTATCTTGCAGCTGAACTCATTGGAAAGTTTACACCTCAGATTTTTCATATAGAAAAAGAAGTAGAAAAGAGAGGAAAGTTACTTTCTAGCGAATATAATCGGCAATTTCAAGGATTTGAGATATTAACTTACAATGCAAAAATTGGAAAACCAAATACATTAGAATGGATACATAAACGAAAGGATGGATCTACATTTCCCGTTCTTTTGTCTATTACCGCAGTTAAACAAAACGATAAAATCTCTGGTTATCTTGGTATGGCAGTTGATATTTCTGAACTTAAAAAAGCAGAGGCTGAAATTCAATCATTACTTGACATAACTAGTGAACAAAATAATCGATTAAAAAATTTCACCAACATTGTTTCTCATAATTTACGATCTCATAGTTTTGGAATTAGCGGAATGATGGATATACTGCAAAGAACATATCCCGATTATTTCCAAAATGAAATGATGTCTTTATTACTCGGAGCCACAGAAAATTTAAAACGTACAATTGAAGATTTGACCGCAGTGATTAAGGTGAATTTAGCTCAGGAAAATTATGAATTGGTCGACATTGGTCAAGTAGTTCAGAAAAATTTAGAAAGTTTGGCCCTTCAAATTATTGAATCAAAATTAAAAGTGGAAGTGAACTTAGAAGATCAATGCCTTGTACGTGTGATTCCTGCGTATCTGGATAGTATTGTTTTAAATTTAATCACCAATGCCATCAAATACAAAGCAAAGGATCGAGATAGTTTTCTCAAAATCTCCGGATTTCGCAAAAATAAATTTTTAGAAGTTCAATTTGAAGACAATGGGCAAGGAATTGATCTAAAAAAACACGGTGATAAACTCTTCGGCATGTATAAGACCTTTCATGAGAATAAAGAAGCAAGGGGAGTTGGATTATTTATTTCAAAAAACCAAATAGAAACGATGGGAGGAAAAATAGAGGTTGAAAGTACCGTAGGAAAGTGTACAAAGTTTACTGTATTTTTACCCTATGAATGA
- a CDS encoding EVE domain-containing protein translates to MKYWLFKTEPDVFSIDNLIREKLSYWEGVRNYQARNYLRDEVKLGDLVLFYHSRLDPPGIVGIAEVAKEATPDPYQFDPNHKYFDPKLKGTEPRWYGVHLKPHTKFKELIPLDTLRNTKGLEKMVVTQKGSRLSIQPVTKKEFDIIIKMASK, encoded by the coding sequence ATGAAGTATTGGCTCTTTAAAACAGAACCAGATGTATTTTCCATCGACAACCTAATAAGAGAAAAACTCTCTTATTGGGAAGGGGTAAGAAATTACCAAGCACGTAATTATCTACGCGATGAAGTGAAGTTAGGTGACTTGGTTTTATTTTATCATAGTAGACTTGATCCACCAGGGATTGTAGGCATTGCTGAAGTGGCGAAAGAAGCAACGCCTGACCCTTACCAATTTGATCCAAACCATAAATACTTTGATCCAAAATTAAAAGGAACAGAACCCAGATGGTATGGAGTGCACTTAAAACCGCATACAAAATTTAAAGAATTAATTCCTTTAGATACACTTCGTAACACAAAGGGACTCGAAAAAATGGTAGTGACTCAAAAAGGATCACGACTATCAATCCAACCTGTGACAAAAAAAGAATTTGATATCATTATCAAAATGGCTTCGAAGTAA